TTCTGGGGAGACGGATATTAAAAACCCCCTCATTTCTCCAGTCTATGGAGATTTTTCGGGATTTCCTCCAACTTACTTAGTAGCTGGTACTCGCGATTTATTTCTGAGCAATACCGTACGGGCACACCGCAAACTGAAAATCGCAGGAGTGGTAGCTGACCTAAATGTATACGAAGGACTATCACATGGTGAATATGGGTTATTTGGTTCATCTGAAAACGTAGAAGCCTATTCTGAGCTGGGTGATTTTCTGGATAGTCACTTGAAATAGTCGGGTGTAAGACTATTCCGGCGGTTTAACGAGCTTGTAAATATATGACGAGATGATCAAGTTCTTCAAACTACATATGGGAATTTGATAGGCGTGGATCTATGGCAGCACGGTCTGGATATGTGGAGGAAAGTAATTTATGAGCAATAGTAAAAAATCAATAATCCAAAAACCGGGTTCCAGTTCCTGGCGCACCGTTGCGCATCTAATCGCGTTCGGACTCTGCTAGCTCTGGGAATGATACTGGTGAGAGGAACCCCGGGCGAATCTGAAAACTCAAGCCGCGTTGTCTTTACGGAAGCTGATGTCGCGCAAGTGCGCGCTAAATTTATGCGCACCTGAAACCGGCCCCCAACCGCCGTTGAATTGCGTAAAGGGTTGGAGCAGTATGTTCGGGATGAGATTCTCTATCGTGAGGCGCTGGCCCGCAATCTCGACCGCGCCGACCCGACCGTGCGGCTGGCCATGGTAAGAAAAATCACCATGATGGGAGTTGCCCGGGCGGAGGCAGCCGAACTGACGGATGAAGATGTAGAAGCGTACTTTGCCCTTCGCAAAGAACGCTATCGAATTCCGGCAAGAGTCGATAGGGTGCAGGGTTATCTCAGCGCGTTCTTGAGCAAGAAATAGGGTCTAGAGTGAAAGCACATCGTTGGATCGACGAAAAAAAATCGGGCCGCCCAAGCCATCCGATACTACGTTGGGTATACGCTCTTTGGATGGTTCTTTTTCTCTTTGGACCTGCCCGGGCTGAGAAAACGGATGTCGTAGTTCTAAGGAACGGCGATCACATAACCGGCGAGATCAAAGAACTCAAATTCGGCAAACTAAAATACAAGACAGATGATGCCGGTACGATCTTTATTGAGTGGGACAAAATAGCTTTTATTAGGTCGAAGGATACTTTTGAGTTGGAAACGGCAATCGGTGCGAAATACTTCGGGTCAGTCGATTCGGATACCATTAATGCCGCAGTTCTCGTGCTATCCGAGGCCGACACAGTCCGCCTTCGATTCCTGGATGTTGTCCGCATCACTCCGATAAAAAGCAGCTTCTGGACCAGGCTGGATGGCTCCTCGGCAAGCCTGGGATTCAATTACGGTAAGGCGAGTAAGGTCGGACAACTAAATTTCAATGGGGATATCAGGTATCGCACCAGAAAAGTGTCATCTAATCTGGCCCTTAATTCCATTCTTACTTTTCAAGAGGACAAGAAGACTTCGAAGCGTAACAGCGCCTCCACAGGAATCATTCGCTTTTTTCCCGGATGGTGGGTTGCAGGAGGCAGCTTAACGCTTGAGCAAAACAGTGAATTGGGAATCGATTTTCGGCTTTTAGCCGGTGGGGGTGGCGGACGGTTTTTGATTCAGACCAATTCCCGTCACCTGCGCGTTCTCGCTGGTTTTCAGTTTAACCAGGAATGGGTCACCGATGCCGCTGAAAGTCAGGCCAATTTGGAATCGTTCGGTAACGTCAATTTTTTGACCTATAGATTTGACACACCAAAGCTCGATTTTTCAATCGACTTTACGATTTACCCTAACTTGACTCCGGTCGGCCGGGTCCGGGCTGAATTCGAAATTGATTTTAAGTGGGAGCTGGTTAAAGATCTTTTTTGGAATCTGGAATTTTATGATAGTTTCGACAGTGAGCCGCCAAGTGTGGATGCGTCCAAAAATGATTTTGGCGTTGTTGTATCCTTTGGCTGGACATACTAAGGCAATGATCTTTTAGTCTAATAAGTAATTAATTTTCTCAAAAACAAGGCACCGAACCAAGCAACAAGGAGGAATCATGACATCATTCATTTATGACGTGCCATTTGTTAATTCAGTATTTCACCCGAGTGACTTTTCCGCGGAAAGCAAGAATGCATTTGCCCATGCATTGGTCATTGCTCTTTTGCGAAGTACTCGATTCACGATCCTGCACGCCGGCGGGTCCGCTAAAGACTGGCAGTATTTTCCTGCTGTTCGACATACCCTGGAAAAATGGGGGCTGCTAGAAGAGGGGAGCCAACAACGGCAAGTTCTCGAAGAACTCTCTGTGCGGGTTAAGAAAGTCCGGGTCCGGAAAGAGAATCCCGTTTCAGCGACGTTAACCTATTTGAAAGAACACCCAACCGACTTAATTGTACTGGCGACGGAAGGAAGAGATGGATTGCAGCGGTGGCTCAAGCCTTCGGCGGCTGAACGGATTGCTTTGAAAACGGCGACAAAAACCTTGTTCATTCCAAATGAAGCCAGGGGGTTGTCTCCCAGGGGGTTTGTCTCCCTGGAGACAGGGGAGATCAGTCTGAATCGCATTTTAGTACCTATTTCATTTCAGCCAAGCCCATTGCCTGCCATCGAGTATGCGGCACGGGCAGCTCAGCTCGCCGGCACGAAGACCGAGATTAGACTGCTCCACGTGGGAAAAGCTTCGGAAACGCCGATGGTGGATTTTCCGGAAATCCCGGCTGTCAACTGGATAATTGACAATCGTGCCGGCGATGTGGTGCAGGAAATACTGGCCGAAGCAGAGAAGATGGTGGATCTCATTATCATGTCGACTGCAGGCCATGACGGCTTTCTCGATGCGCTTCGCGGCAGCGTAACGCAGCAGGTTCTCCGTGCTGCCCCGTGCCCGCTTCTGGCCGTCCCGACAACCTGACCATTGCAGGTTCGCGAGCGGCGGTCACTTTTTGTGGGTTTAAGATTACATCAAATATAATCAAATATATAAGAACCGATTGAGGAAATGATGAAAAAAAACCTGCCGGCTTTTATAACATGCACTATAATGTTTTTAACATTCACTGTCACTTCGGCTCAGGAAGGCCCTGGTGACGGCTGGGAATTTGTTATTATTCCCCATCTATGGTATACTGCGATTGGTGGCGATGTTCACATCAACGATCAGGAAAATCAACTGGGGGAATTTGTTGAGGCGCATGACTTTGCTTTGCTTGCCTATGTTGAAGCAAGATATGGTAAGTTCGGCCTGTTTTTCCGGCCCTCATCAGTGAGAATTTCACGAAAGGATGAAAACGGCACCGGAATCGGCAGCTCCAATTTTAAAGCCTGGATTTTTGAGTTGGCTGGAACATACCGGTTTCTGGGCGACGGCTCCTCCAAAACGACCTCGGCTGATCTGTTTATTGGAGCCAGACGCTGGGATGAGGCGGTTGACTGGACTGATCCAATGCTGGGTCTACGGGTTCGATTTACCCTGTCAGAAAAGCTCCTTCTCCATGCCCGCGGAGACTTGGGTGGATTTAATATTGCCGGAAACACTTCTGATTTAAGCTGGAACTTGACTGCTGATATTGCTTATCGAATCGCTCCGGCGATAAGCTTGTGGGCTGGATACCATATCCTTCATACCAAGTTCGACGAAGATTCTACAGGTGGAGAATTTTCACTTGAAGGCACAATTCACGGGCCGGGCATCGGTGCAGGTTTTCATTTTGGCAACGTGCCCCAGAAGTAAAGATTGTCCGGTTTTTTGTACATTGCTTAAAGGAGGATAAAATATGCCTGTTCAAATAACGGAAGAAACGAACGCTGTCATCAAGGCAATTGTCACCGGAAAAATATCAAAAGAGGATTTGGAATCGAGTTTGCCGGAAGTCGAAAAGAGCATTGCTAAACATGGAAAGATCTATGTGCTGATTGAGTTGCAGGATTTTGAAGGCTCGGATTTGAAAGCAGTGTGGGAGCAGATGAAATTTGATACGAAGCACTTTGATGATATCGAACGAATCGCAGTAGTTGGAGAAAAAAAGTGGCACGAGTGGTCTGAGAAGTTTTCGAGCCCTTTTTCCGTTGCCAAGACGGCCTACTTTCAGCCGGGAGAGTCAGAAAAGGCGTTCTTGTGGCTGAAGGGCGACCGGAAATAAACTGAGCAAGTTCTCCATCACCAGCGGTCTCTAGCATATCGTTAAGATTTTATCATATCCTCGATTCTATACACACTGCTTAATGAGCTCGAATTAATTTTATGAATATGGTTTTCTCCTTTAGTGTTTGTTTTTTATGGCCTTGGTTCGAGGATTGAAATCTTTGCATTAAGTATTGTTGCTATGGCACGAAATTAGCAGTAGTCGTTATTGAGAAGAGGGTGGATATGAGTCGCTAAATTACTTGTTTACCTTCGAATACCCTCCGGCTGCCAAAGTAATACTTGTAACTGTTAAACCGGTTTTTTTCTGCCAATAGCAAAACTCATGAAACTTTTTCTAATCCCAGCACTTTTGGTGCTTTTGATTATAGTTAATATGGTTCCTGCTCAAGCGCAGTCACGTATCGGTTTGATGGCAGGTCCCTCGTTAGGCATAATGACAGGGAGTTTCGTCGACGACTCTGGTTTCGAGGCGGGTTTTTCCGGGGGGCTGCTCCTTGACCTCCAATTGGGGGAGAAATGGGCTTTTGTAACCGGAATTCAATTCATTCAAAAGGGTGCCCTGAAGGTTAAAGTCCCTTCAGCAGGCGGCGGTACTCACGGCTTCCAGAGTGCGTATTTGCAGGTGCCGATACTTGGCAGGGTCGCTTTTGCTCTTTCCGGCGGACCCTGGCACCTGGCTCCGTTTAGTGGTTTTGCAATCGGAATCAACGTTGGTTGCAAGAGTAAGGATGGAGACCGGTTTGAGTTTGAAGATGAATGTGATGAAACCACGCCCGGTGGTAATATGAAAACCCTGGAATATAGCATCCCCGTCGGCCTCCACTTTTGGCGGGAGTTTCCCGGAGGCTCCCGGTTTATGCTTGAAGCACGATACGAATTTGGCTTAAATAACGTTTTCGACCAGGCTGCTGATGCTGGCCAGTCCGCCCGAAACAATGTTATGAGGTTCATGTTTGGTTTTGCTCTTCCCTTAAACGAGGTCAGTCAATGAGATTCTTCAACATTAATAATCAGTTTTTTTGGGGTTTGGCCATCGCTTTTTTAGTGCTCTTTCTTTTTGCCCAGGCCGATTACGGCAAAGTATATGCCCAGGATCGAGGAAACCCGGGATGGTACCTGAGGCTGACACCTTACTTGTGGTTTTCCAACCTTGACAGGGAGGAGAGCCTGGAGGTTGGATCCGGTGATCACATTGTTGGCGATTTTTTTGTGCCGGTTGGTTCGAGTGTTTTGGAGAAGAGCTGGGCTTTGCGGTTAGAGGTGGGCAAACGTCGAATCCGAGGTATAGTTAATCTTTCTCGAGCTAACATAAAAAATACGACAACTATTACCAACATAAATGATGGTATTACCTCACCAGCCAATTATGATTTCAGCTGGTTTACAGGTGAGTTCTTTGTGGCGACTCAGATTGGCCCATTCGCTGCGAATAAAGCCTTCGAGGTCTACGCTGGTGCACGCTACGTGAACCAGAAACAGGATGTGGTTGCTGCCACTCAGCCGGATGCTACCCAGAAGGTAACGGAAACCTGGTTGGAGCCTGTACTTGGTGGCAGGCTTTTCACCGAAGCAGGAAATCGTTTTTGGGCCATGTTTCATACTGACTTTGGCGGCTTCACAATAGGCTCCGACTTTACATGGACGCTGGGCGGAGAGGTGGGTTTTCGCCTTGCCAAGCCTGTGGATCTCACCATGCGCTACAATTACCAGGAGCTGCAGTTCGACAACGGCGAGGAAGGTAGAAATCGCTATATCTGGGATAACGGTGTACAACAAGGATGGTTTTTTGGATTAAGACTGAAACGGTGAACCCGGGAAACAAAAATTTACTTACTATTTTTTTTCTTCATAAATTCACTAACGGAGGGATAGTGTTGATTCGCATACCACTCATTTTGAGTTTGTGTCTGACTTCGGTTTTGGGGGCGCAAGTGGTTGAAGAATCTTTTCGAGAGGCGCTTGGCTATACGGAGCCAGCCCACCAGGAGGACGCTCAGTTTTGTTGTCAGAAAAAGAATTTCGGACTTGCCACTGTTGAGCTTTTGGCGGTTTCGGTTTTGCCCTGGTATGTTAATCGCCATCTTGCAGATGATACCACAGCGGATTTGTCCTGGAAATCGTGGAAGAAAAATATTCGCGAAGGTTTTGAATGGGACCCGAATAGTTTCAAGACGAATATGTTTGACCATCCGTTCCACGGCAGCGTGTACTTTAATTCCGCCCGTTCAAATGGTTACAGTTTTTGGGGTTCGGTTCCATTTGCCTTTGCTGGTAGTTTCATTTGGGAGTTCTTTGGAGAGAACAACAGAGGCGCCATCAACGATTGGGCGATGACCAGCATTGGCGGAATCACTCTCGGCGAAACCCTGCATCGAACTGCGAAAATGATCCGGGATAACCGGGCCACGGGTGCTGCCCGAACATTTCGCGAGCTTGGAGCTTTCTTTCTTGATCCCGTTGGCGGATTCAGCCGTCTCGTCCGCGGTGAAATGTCTAAGGTTGGGCCTAATCCGTCTGATAGGTTCCCGGGTTCTTTGTATACAACAGCGATGGTCGGGTTTCGCGCCATCGCGGATGGACGTTTGAAGAATGCAGAACCAGCGACTTTCTATGCTGACTTGCATGTTTTGTATGGCAATCCCATGGAAGATTACAAACGCCCATTTGACACATTCATATTGTCGACTCAAATAAACGGTGAAGAGAAACAAACACTCGGTCTGTTGCAAATGCATGGCGTGCTCTATGGTAAGTCTCTAAAGCGGTCTAAATCTGTTGATCACCTGGTAACATTTGATATGATGTTCGACTACGCCGATAACCGTACTTATGAAATCGGCGGTCAGAGTTTTGCAGCAACCCTTCGCAGTTTATGGAAATTTTCAGAGCGAACTCAGTTACGAACCATTGTGCAACCAAGCTTTTACCCCTTGGCTGCGGTGATTTCGGAATACGTGGACTTTGTTGACAGGGATTATGACTTTGGCAGCGGATTTGGATTCCGGACCGGAGGTACGCTGTTCCACCAGGGCAACGAACTCTTGTCATTGAATTATCGGGGAATTTACACTCACACCATGAATGGTGCAATTGGCAATCAGATTGTGCACTTCCTGTGGCTCAGGGCACGATATCCGCTTTGGAGAAGTCTTGGCATCGGAGTCGATTATGTTTTATATATGCGCGACAGCTATTTTCGCGATTTCCCTAATATTCATCGCCGCAATCCGGAACTGAGAGTGGGTGCCTCGTTTGTGTGGCGATGACTCTGTGATCTTCTTGCCCATTCAGTCGACCTTTCTTTTTCAAGATATACTTCATTTATGCGTTTCTATCGCAAACAGCAACCCGATAGACAAACATGAAGATGATCTTCCGCCTGGTTAGTCTTTCTTGCACACCTATTCCCGTACAATTTACTCCCTAGTTCAGTTAAAATTATATTTTTTTGCTTCTGAATCATGATTGTTAACATCAAATCTTTAAGAACTCTCCTGGTTATTGCGATAATTCTTTGGCAATTACCAGGCTCATCACCGCCATCCTTGCTTTCACAAACAAAAGATAACCTTCAGGCAATCTATGACCTCAACCCAAAAGTCGATAATGTTGAAGCATCTCTTCTCCGGCTAAGGTCAAGAGGTGACTTTATGGCTGCCTGGAACAATGGCCACATTGCAAAGCCATGGTACACGTCGAGTATCAAAAACAAGCTTGGATTCAGAAATCACTTTCAAGGAATCCAACGGCTCCGGGACTCGAATTACCTGATTGTCTCCGGATCTAATCCGAACCAGGCCACGCCCACTTTATTTATTGTAAAAATGGCATCTCGACGAGAAGTTGGCGATTGGACCTCAAATGTGATGATTGATAAAAAGCCGCCTGGCAAGGATGCTATTATCAAAACAATTGCCATCGACTCAGAATTATGGCATGCAGGTGGATTGGGGCTCCTTGGGAACTTACTTGCCGTACCGCTTTATGGTGGCAAACCATTGCATGGTAAAATCATTTTTTATGATGTCGAAAATCCGGAAAACCCCAGGAAACTTGATTTTGAGATAGACCGGCCATATCGCAAAGCCTACGAAGTTGCGTTGACTAAGCTTTCAAATGGGCGCTTTATAGCCGCAGTTGAAAGTGGTCGGGACGGGTTGCCAAGACGTTTGGACTTTTATCTCTCTAAGTCCCGCAACATTCTAGACGGATTTCAGAATAAGCCCTTCACCTGGTTAATATCCGATGTTCAAGCACGCCAAGAAGAAGATAAGAATTTTGGCAATTTTCAATCCATCACCTTCATTCAACAATCGGATGGTCGGTTGTATTTAGTCGGTATTCACAATACGGCACCCCATGTGGGCTTTTTACCTGGCAAGGACTTTGCAGACCTCTATGAAGTTGTGTTTCCTGAAAAAATGACAAGGATGCAAAATCCTGTTCTTGCTGGGCCCATTATTACCAAAATTGCGAACAGGCAATTTTCCTGTAAAGGCGGATATTGCAACATGGACGCCGCATCATGCCTTTATATCGATTCTGGCGGTAGGATGACGATTTATTCCACCGCCTTTTGGCTTGATGAGGAAACGATAAAATTCATTTCCTTCAGTTCGGAGCCAGATACTACAGCCGCATCCATAACGGATACCAATCAAGTCTGGATTGACCTGTATGAACAGGAGAATTTTAAGGGACGACGTCTGAGTCTTTTCGGAGTCGAGAATTCAGATTTTAGTGACTATGGGAACCTATTCGCGCAAGGAAAGCGCATTGACAATAAGGTGTCCTCGGCCCGATTTCAAATTCCGGCTGGCTGGATTTATAGGCTGCACGAAAACAAAGGTTATGAGGGCAGGTTCATTGACTTCGTTGGTAGCGGTGAAATAGAGATTATTGAAGACTTTGGGGATCTGGATTTTGATAATCAGGTTTCGTCTTCGCGTTTTAGAAAACCAACTGAGAAAGTAAAGCAATTCTAAAAATAAATAACTGGGTCTTTCCTAAATGGTTCAAATTATTCAAACACTTGAACTTTTATTCAAAACCGTTTCTACATCTGAACAAAAAGTAGCGCTAAAAAAACGAAAATCTAAAAAAATAAACTCAAGAACAAAAAGGGTTGGCATTTCAAAAGACGATAATAAAATCTACGTGACAAACACCAAAGACGGCACCATTTCCATCATTAATTTAAAAACTAAAACAGCAAAGGTCATCGAAAGCGGTGGCAAACCGGAGGTCATCCATCACAATCACGACCACTCACTACTTTATATTGCGCGGCCTGTCAAAAGATGTTATTTGTAGAATATGCCGAACCTAACCAACGGTACAGGACGCAAAAGTGAAGTTAATTTCGAGAGGAAGGTAATATGAACAAAAATTTTGATCTCATAGTACTTGGTACTGGCTCGGCAGCATCGACAGTTGCCTACAAGTGTCGTTCTTCAGGCTGGGAAGTCGCAGTGATCGATTCGAGGCCGTTCGGCCGCCGTTGACGCCCGTGGCGAGCTTGGAAGGGTATGTCGTGGCGGCTAATATGTTAAAGGATAATGACAAAACAGCAGATTACTCTGGGATACCTTCAGTTGGGTTTACGATTCCGCCTCTGGCATCTGTGGGGTTGCAAGAAAGAACTGCAAACGAATTGGGTTTGGAAAAATACTCAGGCTTCAAGACTCTGGTAGAAGAGGGTAGCAATCGTATTCTCGGAGCACACGTGTTAGGTCCACACGCTGAAGAAGTGATTAATATTTTCGCGTTGGCAATTCGTAATGAAATACCTGCCGGGGATGTTCGAAGAATGATCTACGCCTATCCGACCAGCTCATCGGATGTCAGTTACATGGTGTAAATGAATCTTTTTTCTTGACTTTAGGCTTTTTATACTTACGGTGTCGTTCACAAGACACAATAAAAGATTTC
This is a stretch of genomic DNA from candidate division KSB1 bacterium. It encodes these proteins:
- a CDS encoding alpha/beta hydrolase fold domain-containing protein — translated: SGETDIKNPLISPVYGDFSGFPPTYLVAGTRDLFLSNTVRAHRKLKIAGVVADLNVYEGLSHGEYGLFGSSENVEAYSELGDFLDSHLK
- a CDS encoding DUF481 domain-containing protein — protein: MKAHRWIDEKKSGRPSHPILRWVYALWMVLFLFGPARAEKTDVVVLRNGDHITGEIKELKFGKLKYKTDDAGTIFIEWDKIAFIRSKDTFELETAIGAKYFGSVDSDTINAAVLVLSEADTVRLRFLDVVRITPIKSSFWTRLDGSSASLGFNYGKASKVGQLNFNGDIRYRTRKVSSNLALNSILTFQEDKKTSKRNSASTGIIRFFPGWWVAGGSLTLEQNSELGIDFRLLAGGGGGRFLIQTNSRHLRVLAGFQFNQEWVTDAAESQANLESFGNVNFLTYRFDTPKLDFSIDFTIYPNLTPVGRVRAEFEIDFKWELVKDLFWNLEFYDSFDSEPPSVDASKNDFGVVVSFGWTY
- a CDS encoding universal stress protein, with product MTSFIYDVPFVNSVFHPSDFSAESKNAFAHALVIALLRSTRFTILHAGGSAKDWQYFPAVRHTLEKWGLLEEGSQQRQVLEELSVRVKKVRVRKENPVSATLTYLKEHPTDLIVLATEGRDGLQRWLKPSAAERIALKTATKTLFIPNEARGLSPRGFVSLETGEISLNRILVPISFQPSPLPAIEYAARAAQLAGTKTEIRLLHVGKASETPMVDFPEIPAVNWIIDNRAGDVVQEILAEAEKMVDLIIMSTAGHDGFLDALRGSVTQQVLRAAPCPLLAVPTT
- a CDS encoding STAS/SEC14 domain-containing protein → MPVQITEETNAVIKAIVTGKISKEDLESSLPEVEKSIAKHGKIYVLIELQDFEGSDLKAVWEQMKFDTKHFDDIERIAVVGEKKWHEWSEKFSSPFSVAKTAYFQPGESEKAFLWLKGDRK
- a CDS encoding PorT family protein, which encodes MKLFLIPALLVLLIIVNMVPAQAQSRIGLMAGPSLGIMTGSFVDDSGFEAGFSGGLLLDLQLGEKWAFVTGIQFIQKGALKVKVPSAGGGTHGFQSAYLQVPILGRVAFALSGGPWHLAPFSGFAIGINVGCKSKDGDRFEFEDECDETTPGGNMKTLEYSIPVGLHFWREFPGGSRFMLEARYEFGLNNVFDQAADAGQSARNNVMRFMFGFALPLNEVSQ
- a CDS encoding DUF3943 domain-containing protein → MIRIPLILSLCLTSVLGAQVVEESFREALGYTEPAHQEDAQFCCQKKNFGLATVELLAVSVLPWYVNRHLADDTTADLSWKSWKKNIREGFEWDPNSFKTNMFDHPFHGSVYFNSARSNGYSFWGSVPFAFAGSFIWEFFGENNRGAINDWAMTSIGGITLGETLHRTAKMIRDNRATGAARTFRELGAFFLDPVGGFSRLVRGEMSKVGPNPSDRFPGSLYTTAMVGFRAIADGRLKNAEPATFYADLHVLYGNPMEDYKRPFDTFILSTQINGEEKQTLGLLQMHGVLYGKSLKRSKSVDHLVTFDMMFDYADNRTYEIGGQSFAATLRSLWKFSERTQLRTIVQPSFYPLAAVISEYVDFVDRDYDFGSGFGFRTGGTLFHQGNELLSLNYRGIYTHTMNGAIGNQIVHFLWLRARYPLWRSLGIGVDYVLYMRDSYFRDFPNIHRRNPELRVGASFVWR
- a CDS encoding NAD(P)/FAD-dependent oxidoreductase — protein: MLKDNDKTADYSGIPSVGFTIPPLASVGLQERTANELGLEKYSGFKTLVEEGSNRILGAHVLGPHAEEVINIFALAIRNEIPAGDVRRMIYAYPTSSSDVSYMV